The Corvus hawaiiensis isolate bCorHaw1 chromosome 2, bCorHaw1.pri.cur, whole genome shotgun sequence genome includes a window with the following:
- the OLIG2 gene encoding oligodendrocyte transcription factor 2 has translation MDSDASLVSSRPSSPEPDDLFLTARNKGSGGGFTGGTVSSSTQSDSPPELSAELRSAMSAAGVVVVDKLGFKSSSSSSSSSSSSSSKKDKKQMTEPELQQLRLKINSRERKRMHDLNIAMDGLREVMPYAHGPSVRKLSKIATLLLARNYILMLTNSLEEMKRLVSEIYGGHHAGFHPAACPGGMGAHSAPLPGHPGHPASHPVHHPILPPAAVSSASLPGSGLSAVSSIRPPHGLLKSPSAAAAAAAPLGSGFQHWGGMPCPCSMCQVSAPPHHHVSGMGTASLPRLATDTK, from the coding sequence ATGGACTCGGACGCCAGCCTGGTTTCCAGCCGCCCGTCCTCCCCGGAGCCCGATGACCTCTTCCTCACGGCCAGGAATAAAGGCAGCGGCGGGGGCTTCACGGGCGGCACCGTGTCCAGCTCCACGCAAAGCGACTCCCCGCCGGAGCTGAGCGCCGAGCTGCGCAGCGCCATGAGCGCTgcgggggtggtggtggtggacaAGCTGGGCTTCAAgtcctcgtcgtcctcctcctcgtcgtcctcctcttcctcctccaagAAGGACAAGAAGCAGATGACGGAGccggagctgcagcagctgcggcTGAAGATCAACAGTCGGGAGCGCAAGCGGATGCACGACCTGAACATCGCCATGGACGGGCTGCGGGAGGTGATGCCCTACGCGCACGGCCCGTCGGTGCGCAAGCTCTCCAAGATCGCCACGCTGCTCCTGGCGCGCAACTACATCCTCATGCTCACCAACTCCCTGGAGGAGATGAAGCGCCTGGTCAGCGAGATCTACGGCGGCCACCACGCCGGCTTCCACCCCGCCGCCTGCCCCGGCGGCATGGGCGCCCACTCGGCGCCGCTGCCCGGCCACCCGGGCCACCCGGCCTCGCACCCCGTGCACCACCCGATCCTGCCCCCCGCCGCCGTCTCCAGCGcctccctgcccggctccgGCCTCTCGGCCGTCAGCTCCATCCGGCCCCCGCACGGGCTCCTCAAGTCGCcctcggccgccgccgccgccgccgccccgctgGGCAGCGGCTTCCAGCACTGGGGGGGGATGCCGTGCCCCTGCAGCATGTGCCAGGTGTCGGCCCCGCCGCACCACCACGTCTCTGGCATGGGCACCGCCAGCCTGCCCAGATTAGCCACCGACACCAAATGA